In the genome of Croceimicrobium hydrocarbonivorans, one region contains:
- the porL gene encoding type IX secretion system motor protein PorL/GldL: MQSQETTTRNGRSNGYRNGHSERNGKRDMRNGNGHQISNGHTSMNKSKEAKKGKLDSITFIYGFGAAIVLVGAMFKFLGWSFANELFIVGLSIEAVVFLISAFERKEEEKEYQWENVFPQLNGQGQPMNGSAGNYGEAMQLFNASMENMSSEIHNLSLSIRDIRANMEASAQSSVAMQNQMEDFIHLMDHYNANLRSINDKYDRVLES; the protein is encoded by the coding sequence ATGCAAAGTCAAGAAACCACAACTCGAAACGGAAGATCAAATGGCTATCGCAATGGCCATTCGGAAAGAAATGGAAAACGAGATATGCGCAATGGCAATGGTCATCAGATCAGTAATGGTCATACTAGTATGAACAAGTCCAAAGAAGCCAAAAAAGGTAAGCTCGATAGCATCACCTTTATTTATGGCTTTGGTGCCGCCATCGTACTGGTAGGTGCCATGTTCAAATTCCTGGGCTGGTCCTTTGCTAATGAGCTCTTTATCGTTGGTTTAAGTATCGAGGCCGTTGTATTCCTTATCTCTGCTTTCGAGCGCAAGGAGGAAGAAAAAGAATACCAATGGGAAAATGTATTCCCGCAACTTAATGGTCAAGGTCAGCCAATGAATGGCAGCGCCGGCAACTATGGTGAAGCGATGCAGCTCTTTAATGCCAGTATGGAAAATATGAGCAGTGAGATTCACAATCTATCCCTTAGCATTCGTGATATCCGCGCCAATATGGAAGCATCAGCCCAAAGCTCTGTGGCCATGCAAAATCAGATGGAAGATTTTATCCATTTGATGGACCATTACAATGCCAATTTGCGCAGTATCAATGATAAGTACGACCGGGTATTGGAATCCTAG